In the genome of Terriglobales bacterium, the window AGTTAGTTTTGATTGTCCCAAGCTCGCGTTAAGCCGCTCGGGTGACGAATACCGGCTTGAGCCGTTCCCGTTTCGGGAGCATCGGCAGTTCAGTTTCTCGGCTTTGAAATATCCGGCAGACGGAAAGCCCAAGTCGGGAGCGACGTTCTATATCAATGTGTAGCAACAATGCCGCCGTACATGAACGGCGGGCGGTTTGGCTCATCGATCCCACGAGGCAATCGAATGCTTCGGCAATCTGGTGCCGGGCTTGGCGCCCAGCACACCCACCGGCTACCGCCCACGGCTCCGTTATCGCGTCCTGCGGATCGGCATTACCTTCTGGCGAACGCGGTTGCTCTGACGGCTGAGTCCACGGCGAGCGTCGTCGAGTTTGCCGCGAACTGCTTGTCTCACCTCGGAACCCGACCGCGGCGCCACGAGCAACGAAATCAGCGCTCCGATGCCTATTCCGATTGCTAAAAAGATCAGAGCTGTTTTGGCCCTATCAGAGCCGCCGGCAGCTCTGCTGTACTCACCATATTTGTCGTAAGGGTTCATCGCCTGTTCTGATGCTGATCAAACCGGCGCTGTTTGCTACGGAACCGCCGCCGGTAAGCGGTGGGGCAGTCCCTGATATAACGCAGCGCGTTGTGCTTCGGAAGTTCGAAGCTGCTGAGCTTGGTCGCCCAGCAACACCCACCGGCTACCGCCGCCGGTTCCGTTATTTCGCGCAGTCCGGACCGGCAGGAGTGTACTTCGATTTGTTTTCGAAGAAGCAAGCCTGCACCTGGTCACCGTAACGATCATTTACTGCTTGCGGCACCTTGTCGCGAGTGATTTCCCGAAACTGGAATTTGATTTCACCGCTCGATTGCACTGTGCCCAGCAGATAGCCGTAGACATCGGTCTTCGCTAACTTGGCTCCGCCTAAGTTGTTCGGTAAGCGGTAGCGAATCGCACCGGCGGTTCCTACGATCCAGCCTGGAAGCAGCGTCTCGGGATTCGGGTGACATGCGTCGTTGTAGACATCTTCAATAAGAAAGTGCGAGTGGCTGGCGAGGACGTACACATACTTTCTCGTTTTGTTTCGAAACGTCAGCAGATCCTGGTATACACGCCGGCCACTGCGCTCCATCTGCGCCGATTCATTCATGCCGTGTCCGGTGGAGATGCTATCTGGCAGTGCATCGTGCATTCCGAGCACCACGGTTCGCACTGAGGAATCGGATTCATCGCGCGCCAGCACTCGTTCAATCCACAAGACTTGCGCTTCATCGAACTGATCGAGCGAGGCGTTGTCGAGAGAGAGAAAGTCCACCCCGTTCTCCATCCAGTGATAGTAGGTACGCAGCTTATGATCATGCGGATCATCGCGCAGGCGCTGCGCCTTAATCGGAGGAGCATCAAGCCAGTCAGCGAATTGCTGGAGGTAGTCTGCACGCGTCTTTGGGGGAACGAGTTCGTGGTTGCCGATGGCAAGAAAAACTGGAGTATCGCCGAAGGGATCGAGTTGATGCGCGATGAAGTCGTCCCACGCGATACGCTGGTAGTCGGAGATCGTGGGATGCTTTCCGCGATATTCGGGGGCTGCGAGCAGATCCTGATCGAAGTCGTAGTCGGCACGAAAATCGCCAAGGTGCCAGTAGAACTTCACGGCGTCAGCATGGGCACCGGCCGCAATCGCAGGCATGACGACATCCCCGCAGTTTCGTGAATCCCCGGAAACAGCGAAGGACCATGTATCGGGCGATTGAGCGGAAGCGCAATTTGCCAGGCCCAAAACGCACGCGGCAAGTGAGAAAAACCGAATGAAAGATCGCAAGTGTGGGTTCCTTTGCTTTGTTATTGCAGTAGAACCAAGAAATATAGAGGAAATTTCTGAGACTTTCGAATCCTCGCCTGCCTGAGCCAGAGTCAGGCGGTGCGCGACGGCGCACTTCGGAGAACCGCGATCACTCCGATCACTACAAACACCATTCCGGAAACGATCTGGATTGAGAGCTTTTCGCCAGCGATCGACCATCCCAACAATACCGCGATTACAGGGTTCACATACGCATAACTGGCGACGTGGGTGGCAGGCTCGTGCCCCAACAGCCAGATGTAAGCGGTAAACGCCACGATCGACGCAGCGATCACGAGGTACGCCATGGAAAGCGCAACACGCAAGTTCACCTCTGCGGGCGAGAACCGGTGGGCATCGCCGGACAGAACAGACACGATGGTCAGCGTGACCCCGCCAAGCATCATCTGAATACCGGCGGAGGTGGGTTTCGATTTGGGAAGCGGCAAACGCCGCGACCACACCGTGCCTAGCGACCAGGCGAGAGTGCCAACCAGCAATGCAACAACGCCGCCAAGGTCCATGCGTTGGCCGTGCAAACTGCCAGGGGCGAGGCTCAGGACTATGACGCCTGCGAGCCCGCACGCGATACCGATCATCAATTTCCCCGGTATTCCCGAACCGGAACGTGTCCACTCAAAGATTGCAATCCAAACCGGAATCAGCGCTGAGATGATTGCCGCCACACCGGATGGCACGCGCTGCTCCGCCCAAAACAACGGTCCGTAATTGCAAGCGAACATCACCACACCCAACAGAAGAGCGCTGCGCCATTCACGCAGCTTCGGAGATGAATGGCCGCGCAGTTGCGACCACGCGAACAGGATCACACCGGCACTGAGGAAGCGAAACCCTGCGGCCAGGATCGGCGGAACAGTGGCGACGATCACACGGATCGCAAGAAACGATGCTCCCCAGAGGAAATAGATTGCCGCAAAGCACAGAAGGCGAACCGCGCGCGAGGGAGCGACAGCCGGAAGCGTCACAGTAGCCATGTGGCAAGAGATGCTGCAGATAGAGGAAAAGCGTCAGTCAATTGCGTCAGCCAAATCGGATTGGTCCAGCTTTCGAGTTGCGACATTCTTCGCGAAGTCGAGAACCTTCTGAAGACGACGCTGGCGCGCTTCCGGAGTACGGTAATAGAAAACGGCCATCAGCTCGCCTCGCCGTTGCCGCGCGGTCATGCGGCTCCAACCTTCCCGTGCGAGTGCATTGCGTTCGAAGGCTGTCTTAATCAGCGGAGGAAGCTCACGTTCGGCTTCCATGGTTTCCATCAGTCGTTCGGCGATCTGATCGGCGCGGCGCTCGCGGCTGGCTGCGATCTTGGGCTCTGCGATCCAATCCGCGATCCACCGACGATAAGAATAGCTAAGCGATTCGAACCACTTCTTAAGCCGCTTGCTCTCAGCAAAGATCCCACTCAACTCCGCCGGAATCTTGACTTCACGCGGTGCTGTATCGAGTTCGATCTTGAAATTTGCGGTGATCCCTTCGACGATGCCGGCATCTTTCTGCAGTTGCTTATTGATCAGTAGAAACGCACGACCATCCTTTTCAGGAAAAACTGACGTGCGAAAGACGGCGCCGTTTACTTCGCCTCGCACTTTCGGCCGCGCGCTGCCCCAAGTCTTCTTCACGTCAAATGGAATGCGGACAATAATCCATCCCAAATTGCCGCGCAGCCGTTCCAAGGTGGCGCGAAAGTTTTTAACTTGAGACTTGGGCATGGAGTGCCATTCTAGCTGGGCAGGACGGATCGTCAGTGAATGTAGGCCGAAGGGCCTAGCGCTTTGAGTCTTGCGCAGATCACTTTTCCGACATCAAGCTATCGACGGAGAACTTGCTGTTTCCTATCTTGACCGGCTTGCCCGTCGTGATTGCTTCGCGAATCGGGGTCAGCGGGGCTTTATCGTCGAAAGTTGCGATCCCGTCCTGCTGGGAGACACCAAGCTGCCGCCAGAGCTGATCGAGATCGACGTTCACCGCCTTGTCTTTCATTTTGGCGTAAAGCTGTTCTAAAACGGGAACGCCAACGGCTTTGTCGCCGACTGAGAACGCATGGTCGAGTTCCCAGTCTTTTGTGATCACCCCGCCGTCGTTCATGATGGCGCGCAGTGCGTCATCAAGGCCTTTGCGGTTATGAGTACGCTCGTGAATTTCGATGTCGGCCAAGAGGCAAAACAGCGCACCACCCCAATAAGTACGTCCCCAGGTGTGGGTGTTGTCGAGGCCCTCGTCGCCTTGTTCCGGCAAACCTTGATGCATGTCGCGCATCATCTCGCCCCATACGTGCTCTTTGCCCCAATTACCGGCGCGGAAGCGCGCGATTGGCTCAACGTACACGGCACTTCCTTCTTCGATCCAGTGGTGCTCGCGCGGGACTGACGGAAAGGTCAGGTGCACCATCTCGTGCGTCAGCATCCAGTCGCGCTTCAGTTCTTCCGGCGTGCTCTGAATGCCCACCGAGATGCGAATCAGGCCGCCATTATCGACGCCAAAGGTGTGGCCGTTGTGGACTCCTCGCCCATCGAAGCTGCGGACTTCCACATATGTGTGCGACAGCGGGAAGCGGCCGTAATACGCGACGATCGCGTTGCCGGCATCATGCACCCAGGTCATGAGCTCGTCTTGCGTCGTCTGCGATAGATCGGAGTCAAGGTTTACGTCGACGGTGCCACCGCCCACTTTGAACGAGGGATCGCGATGAGGCGCAAATGCGAGGCTGAACACGAGAAGGATCGAGAGTAGCGACGATGCGAACATCGGCAGACCAGCACTCAGCATTCAGCAATCGGCAATCAGCAAAACACAACATATCCATGCTCATGTTCTAGTTGAATGCCGATTGCTGACTGCTGAGTGCTGCTTTCCGAGCTTATCAGAGTCTTTGCGACACCGGCATTGCCAACGGGCGCGGCGACTCTCCATAACGGCGATCAACAAAGCGCGCGATAAGCCAGTCAACGGAGAATGCGCCCGGGCCGAAGATGAAAACCACCAACGCGGCAAACCAGAAGGTATACGGATCGGCGCCATAGAATTTTCCCGGTTCTGCAAAGATCGATTTGAGAGCCTCGCGATCGGCCGTCAAGTACGCGACCGTCATATCGATGACCAGGGGAATGGAAATAAGTCGGGAGGCGAAGCCGACGAAGAGCATGACGCCGCCGACGCACTCAAGGATCGACACTAGCCATGCGTTGAAAACCGGAAACGGAATTCCCAAATCGGTAAAGAATCCGATTGGCTTGGAGATGTCCTGCAGCTTGCCCCAGCCGGCCTGCCAGAACTGCCATCCCCAGTAAAGCCGGATGGCGAGCAGCAGTAGCGATTGCAGCGAGTTGCCAACGCTAAGCAGCAGACGGTAAAGACCGCGAAAGGTGTTGACGAAGCTCATAGGCGCTCTATGAGAGTCATTGTCAGCCGAAATCCGGCAGCGTGAAACCAGGGAATCCGAAGCTACAACACAACGGCCGCCGATGGAC includes:
- a CDS encoding YtxH domain-containing protein, with translation MNPYDKYGEYSRAAGGSDRAKTALIFLAIGIGIGALISLLVAPRSGSEVRQAVRGKLDDARRGLSRQSNRVRQKVMPIRRTR
- a CDS encoding metallophosphoesterase — its product is MPAIAAGAHADAVKFYWHLGDFRADYDFDQDLLAAPEYRGKHPTISDYQRIAWDDFIAHQLDPFGDTPVFLAIGNHELVPPKTRADYLQQFADWLDAPPIKAQRLRDDPHDHKLRTYYHWMENGVDFLSLDNASLDQFDEAQVLWIERVLARDESDSSVRTVVLGMHDALPDSISTGHGMNESAQMERSGRRVYQDLLTFRNKTRKYVYVLASHSHFLIEDVYNDACHPNPETLLPGWIVGTAGAIRYRLPNNLGGAKLAKTDVYGYLLGTVQSSGEIKFQFREITRDKVPQAVNDRYGDQVQACFFENKSKYTPAGPDCAK
- a CDS encoding EamA family transporter, whose product is MATVTLPAVAPSRAVRLLCFAAIYFLWGASFLAIRVIVATVPPILAAGFRFLSAGVILFAWSQLRGHSSPKLREWRSALLLGVVMFACNYGPLFWAEQRVPSGVAAIISALIPVWIAIFEWTRSGSGIPGKLMIGIACGLAGVIVLSLAPGSLHGQRMDLGGVVALLVGTLAWSLGTVWSRRLPLPKSKPTSAGIQMMLGGVTLTIVSVLSGDAHRFSPAEVNLRVALSMAYLVIAASIVAFTAYIWLLGHEPATHVASYAYVNPVIAVLLGWSIAGEKLSIQIVSGMVFVVIGVIAVLRSAPSRTA
- a CDS encoding YdeI/OmpD-associated family protein, with product MPKSQVKNFRATLERLRGNLGWIIVRIPFDVKKTWGSARPKVRGEVNGAVFRTSVFPEKDGRAFLLINKQLQKDAGIVEGITANFKIELDTAPREVKIPAELSGIFAESKRLKKWFESLSYSYRRWIADWIAEPKIAASRERRADQIAERLMETMEAERELPPLIKTAFERNALAREGWSRMTARQRRGELMAVFYYRTPEARQRRLQKVLDFAKNVATRKLDQSDLADAID
- a CDS encoding DoxX family protein; translation: MSFVNTFRGLYRLLLSVGNSLQSLLLLAIRLYWGWQFWQAGWGKLQDISKPIGFFTDLGIPFPVFNAWLVSILECVGGVMLFVGFASRLISIPLVIDMTVAYLTADREALKSIFAEPGKFYGADPYTFWFAALVVFIFGPGAFSVDWLIARFVDRRYGESPRPLAMPVSQRL